A window of the Hordeum vulgare subsp. vulgare chromosome 5H, MorexV3_pseudomolecules_assembly, whole genome shotgun sequence genome harbors these coding sequences:
- the LOC123452221 gene encoding PHD finger protein ING2, which produces MAIARTGVYVDDYLEYSSTLAGDLQRILSTMHELDERAHGILGQTKGQIKYLLGVPSHGFDRPNVVHDENASEKMTRDIENSQDNALSLCTEKVLLARQAYDLIESHIKRLDEDLGQFAEDLKQEGKIPPDEPHILPPMPAGGRDERRRSSFSTPQAARKFVREKEWERDRERGMDFDLMPPPGSSNKKAVASMDVDQMIDPNEPTYCICHQVSYGDMIACDNENCEGGEWFHYSCVGLTPETRFKGKWFCPTCRNLQ; this is translated from the exons ATGGCGATTGCTCGCACCGGCGTGTACGTGGACGACTACTTGGAGT ATTCGAGCACCCTGGCCGGCGACCTGCAGAGGATCCTCTCCACCATGCACGAGCTCGACGAGAGGGCCCATG gaattttggGCCAGACTAAAGGGCAGATCAAATATCTCCTGGGGGTGCCATCCCATGGGTTCGACAGGCCAAACGTGGTGCATGATGAAAATGCCTCGGAGAAGATGACGAGGGATATTGAAAATAGCCAGGACAATGCGCTTAGTCTCTGCACGGAGAAAGTGTTGCTCGCACGCCAAGCTTATGACCTG ATAGAGAGCCATATCAAACGTCTTGATGAAGACCTAGGCCAGTTTGCAGAAGATTTAAAGCAAG AAGGAAAAATACCTCCAGACGAACCGCATATCCTTCCTCCAATGCCAGCGGGTGGCAGGGATGAAAGACGGAGGTCCAGTTTTAGTACACCCCAAGCAGCCAGGAAGTTTGTCAGAGAGAAGGAATGGGAGAGGGATAGGGAGAGAGGTATGGACTTCGATTTAATGCCCCCTCCAGGTAGCAGCAACAAGAAAGCCGTTGCATCTATGGATGTGGATCAAATGATTGATCCAAATGAGCCGACATATTGTATATGCCACCAG GTTTCATATGGTGATATGATTGCTTGTGACAATGAAAAT TGTGAAGGAGGCGAATGGTTCCACTACTCTTGTGTTGGTCTGACACCAGAAACAAGATTCAAAGGGAAATGGTTTTGCCCAACTTGCAGGAATCTTCAATGA